The DNA sequence agaaaaactCACCTCCTTCTAAACAAAACAATCAAAAGCTCATGTTCTACAAACAAACCCAAATttactcccccatccagaaaatctgcataagggagtggggggcacatgatagtactTATAACTCCTGGAAGAACTACTCCTAGGCTTTTAACTCTAtatagctcctggaaggactactcctaggcacctaactccatatagctcctggaaggactactcATAGACTCCTAACTCCACGCAActcctggaaggactagtccCGCACACTACCAGTCCTGACCAGCTCGGTCCCGCAAGCCCCACCTTGGTAAATCCCATCATGTGAGACACTGACCCAAGCACATgacggggacaactgtcacacatcaatcatgggaataatcagggcacgtgtcagaggatcctcagaacattcctcagcCAGTTCCAtactgacacgtgtaaagcatccactccagccaggtgtcctccgctcccagaaccaatggctatgatctaaaggtaccaaccccaaaaccctacccttgggctataaataacccaagaaggtgaggttttggggttaatcactctctcacactcatatacacacacagccaccttacatccatacatatcttcaacttccccaaaagcgagttcttactctcacgccggaggcgccgcgggactcgaaccccccttccggtgttattTTGTAGGAGTCCCACCACAGTTACACCTCCACAGCGGTGAAGGATCCAGGCACGGCGTCGAAGGAGCGGCCCCGCCACTAGGAGTTATCATCGACAATGTAAGAAGTCTTGTTATTGTGCTCTGGCTTGAATATGAGACATGAATGAACAATCCTTTGAGTTAAGTATATTTGTGTGTGTATTGATTCATTTCGTTTCATACTTGATTCACATATTTGAAATTCGATTATATGTTCTGGATTGGTAGTATATGAtagatttggatttggatttgtgatAGATTTTGTAAAGTGTATTTCAGATGGATAATAAGAGCAATGCTACGTACccaaaatatttaataaaaatgttATGGCAATCATCTTCTTATTCGTGAGATTCATATTTATACACGAGGAGCCCATCTTATTATAAGTGAACATCAATAATATGATGACAACTCATCATTCGGGAACCGTTTCGGTAATGGTTTTTGAGAGTCTAACGTTTCTCCGCTAAGAAtttcttttctattttttctAACCGATTTTGCATGGAACTCGAAATCGTGTCGGATTTTACCATTCCTTCTCGGGTAACGGCATACACACACAAACACCTATGTTAGCAATCCATTTCAACAGGTCTTGTCCAAACTCCTCTGCCATAAAACTCTGTTTTATCTGTATTCTATTTCCGAAAATCATTTATTCTGTTGCCGGTAGAGTTGCTAGAGTAATGTAATGAAATACAAACTTGTTAAAACTGACTTACAGTTATAGTGAAAAAGTGAAAAAGTGAAAAAGTGAAAAAGAGAGTTTCTTTTTATATGCCTCCGAAGAGAAAACTTCTTTAATAATGAAAATACTAAAAGAAATATGCGGAGAAGCAAGTAATCGAACCTCGAACATCTTCTCAGCATTAGAATCGCTCTACCATTGCGCTACTTCCCCATTGATGAAAATTATTAATACTTGACTCGATTTAACACATATAAGTACTAAAATATAGAAAAATTATGATTTACAATAAATTAAGATATAAACACTTTTTTACTAACTGACCATTTGGGAGTACCATAAAAAAAAGATCAGGAAACCAGAAGAGAAAACCTCTTTAATAATAAAAATACGAAAAAACAAAAACTTATGCAGAAGCTAGGAATCGAACCTCGAACATCTTCTCAGCATTAAAATCACTCTACCATTGAGCTACTTCCCCATCAATGCAATTTATTAATACTAGACTCGATTTAAACACACAAGTAATAAGATTTAACATTTtctttttaataaataaagagAAAGCTTATAATTTACGATAGATTAAGATATGAACACTTGACTCGAGTTAACACATATAAGtaataaaatatagaaaaattATGTTTTACGATAAATTAAGATATGAACACTTTTTTACTAATACTGTCCATTTGGGAGTACCATAAAAAAGATCAGGAAACTAGAAGATAAAACTTCTTTAATAATGAAAATATGAAAAAACAAAAACTCATGGAGAAGCAAGGAATCGAACCTCAAACATCTTCTCAGCATTAGAATCGCTCTACCATTGAGCTACTTCCCCGTTGATGAAAATTATTAATACTTTACTCGACTTAACACATATAAGtaataaaatatagaaaaattATGATTTACGATAAATTAAGATATGAACACTTTTTTACTAATACTGTCCATTTGGGAGTACCATAAAAAAAGATCAGGAAACCAGAAGAGAAAAGTTCTTTTATAATAAAAATACGAAAAAACAAAAACTCATAGAGAAGTAAGGAATCGAACTTCAAACATCTTCTCAGCATTAGAATCGCTCTACCATTGAGCTACTTCCCCATCAATGAAACTTCTTAATACTAGACTCTATTTAAACAAAagtaataaaatttaaaattttctttttgaTAAATATAGAGAAAGTTCATAATTTACGATAGAATAAGATATGAACCCGACGCAAAAAAAAAATGAACCCTTACTTTACGCAAATATGTCATCTTGGGAGCACCATAAAATAATTGATCAGAAAACCAGCTGATAATTTTATACAAGACTTAAAAGAATGTTCATACAAGTTTTACTAGTCACAACACCGACAACTTTTAGCTACCAAAAAAAAAGCAAGAAAAACGAAGGAAAAAATGGTCCTCATTTATAATTAACACGTAGAATGCACCCATGCTGACTGATAAATATGATATGCTAGTCCGAGCAATTAAAACCATGGCAAACAGAAAGCCAGATTATCAAAACCAGAAGCAGTAGTATACCAAAAACAACCAACTTTATCTTCATATTTTGATACCACATCTTCCTTCGGATCTGGGTCCCTCTTGTCTTGAATTCTTGCGCCTGTTACATTAAGAGCATGTCTTATGGCTCTGAATTTCAGGATGCAAATGAATACTACAAGGTGGATATGAAACAACGTACCGAATCACGTAAGGTTTCTGCCTTGTCATTAAGGATGGTCAGGTTTTCTCCTCTTTCAATGGTCTGCAATTAGAGCACTAAGTGAGTACAAGATGAAGTTTGTGTAAATAGAAATTAGCAAGTACTGGCTATGGCATTTTAATATGAGTGCAGTGCTCAGCAGCATAGGAGATTCATAGTCATCTATTTAGGAATAAGCTCATAAGAAGAATAAGCTCGGTGGTATGGGATTGGGTATGGGATTGCTGGGAGGTGCATTGGGTGGGATGATGATAGGGGACATGATTTCGGATGCTGGGGACTATAGTGCTGGCTATGAAGAAGGATATGAAGATGCTGGTGGTGAtcttgatttttaaaaaataacgAGTTTCTTTATGAATTGTTGCTGTTTTTATATGTTGActgatagtacatatagctctGGGACTACTCCTGGTCTTTTAACTCTATATAGCTCTTGAAAAGATTACTCCTAGACACCTAACTCCATATATCTCCTGGAAACACTCCTCCTAGACTCCTAATTCCACGCAGCTCCTCGAAGGACTAGTCCGCACACTACCAGTCATGACTAGCTCGGTCCCGCAAGCCCAACCTTGGTAAATCCCACCACGTGAGACACTGGCCCAAGCACATgacggggacaactgtcacacatcaatcatgggaataatcagggcacgtgtcagaggatcctcagaacatttcTCAGCCAGTCCCACACTGACACGTGTAAAACATCCACTCCAGTCAGGTGTCCTCTGCTCCCAGAATCAATGGCTatgatctaaaggtaccaaccccaaaaccctacccttgggcaataaatagcccaagaaggtgagattttggggttaatcactctcttacactcatatacacacacagccaccttaCATCCATACAtatcttcatcttctccaaaagcgagttcttactctcacgccggaggcgccgcggttatcgaaccccccttccggtgttgttttgtaggagcTCCCACCACAGCTACACCTTCACAGCGGTGAAAGATCCAGGCACGGCGTCGAAGGAGcggccccgccaccaggagttatcatttggcgctagaaggaggggtcgaaCTTCCGCCACGTGGCAGAATCTAGATCGTCCATCAAAACTGTAACTAATACAAGTAATGATGAGGCACGTCTCACCACATTCTTACAGCtgtaataattcaaataattgggGGGGAAATCCCCAAAACCGTTTCAACTTCCAAGTCCGGACTCCTTCGCACTCAgcactccggactggggggcaaaaaaagctcaactccttccaaagacaaccaccttagtccggATTTGCCGAACACAGCGTAATTCGGACCGGGGGGGCAGGAAAAACTTAACTCCttccaaagacaaccaccttagtcctgattcgccgaactcagcgcactccggactggggggcaagaaaatcTCAACTCCTTCCAatgacaaccaccttagtccggattcgccgaactcagcgcaatccgaactggggggcaagaaaaactCAACTCCTTCTAAACAAAACAATCAAAAACTCATATTCTACAAACAAACCCAAATttactcccccatccagaaaatctgcataagggagtggggggcacatgatagtacatatagctcctggaaggactactcCTAGACTTTTAACTTTATATAGTTCCTggaaggactactcctaggcacctaactccatatagctcctggaaggactactcctagactcctaactccacgcagctcctggaaggactagtccCGCACACTACCAGTCCTGACCAGCTCGGTCCCGCAAGCCCCACCTTGGTAAATCCCATCACGTGAGACACTGGCCCAAGCACATgacggggacaactgtcacacatcaatcatgggaataatcaggacACGTGTCaaaggatcctcagaacattcctcagccagtcccacactgacacgtgtaaagcatccactccagacaggtgtcctccgctcccatAACCAATGACTatgatctaaaggtaccaaccccaaaaccctaccatTGGGCTATTtaaggtgaggttttggggttaatcactctcccacactcatatacacacacaaccaccttaCATCCATATATATCTTCAacttccccaaaagcgagttcttactctcacgccggaggtgccgcgaGACTCGAACCCCCCTTCCGATGTTGTTTTGTAGGAGCcccaccacagctacacctcCACAGCGGTGAAGGATCCAGACACGATGTCGAAGGAGCGGCCCCGCCACTGAGAGTTATCATTGACAATGTAAGAAGTCCTGTTATTGTGCTCTGGCTTGAATCTGAGACATGAATGAACAATCCTCTGAGTTAAGTATATTTGTGTGTGTATTGATTCATTTCGTTTCATACTTGATTCACATATTTGAAATTCGATTATATGTTCTGGATTGGTAGTATATGAtagattttgatttggatttgtgatagATTTTGTAAAGTGTATTTCAGATGGCTAATAAGAGCAGTGCTACGTACCCAAAATATTTAGTAAAAATGTTCTCAAAATGGCACTTATTCGTGAGATTCATATTTATACACGAGGAGCCCATTTTATTATAAGTGAACATCAATAATATGATGACAACTCATCATGCGGGAACCGTTTCGGTGACGGTTTTTGGGAGTCTAGCATTTCTCTGCTAAGAAtttcttttctattttttctAACCGATTTTGCATGGAACTTGAAATCGTGTCGGATTTTACCATTCCTTCTTAGAGTAATGGCATACACACACAAACACCTATGTTAGCAATCCATTTCAACAGGTCTTGTCCAAACTCCTCTGCCATAAAACTATGTTTTATCTGTATTCTAAAATCATTTATTCTGTTGCTGGTAGGGTTGCTAGAGTAATGTAATGAAATACAAACTTGTTAAAACTGACTTACACTTACAGTGAAAaagtgaaaaagagaaagtttcttTTTATATGCCCCCGAAGAGAAAACTTCTTTAATAATGAAAATACTAAAAGAAATATGCGGAGAAGCAAGGAATCAAACCTCGAACATCTTCTCAGAATTAGAATCGCTCTACCATTGCGCTACTTCCCCATTGATGAAAATTATTAATACTTGACTCGATTTAACACATATAAGTACTAAAATATACAAAAATTATGATTTACAATAAATTAAGATATGAACACTTTTTTACTAACTGTCCATTTGGGAGTACCATAAAAAAAAGATCAGGAAACCAGAAGAGAAAACTTCTTTAATAATAAAAATACGAAAAAACAAAAACTTATGGAGAAGCAAGGAATCGAACCTCGAACATCTTCTCAGCATTAGAATCACTCTACGATTGAGTTACTTCCCCCTCAATGCAATTTATTAATACTAGACTCGATTTAAACATACAAGTAATAAGATTTAACATTTtctttttaataaataaagagAAAGCTTATAATATACGATAGATTAAGATATGAACACTTGACTCGAGTTAACACATATAAGtaataaaatatagaaaaattATGATTTACGATAAATTAAGATATGAACACTTTTTTACTAATACTGTCCATTTGGGAGTACCATAAAAAAGATCAGGAAACTAGAAGAGAAAACTtctttaataataaaaatatgaaaaaacAAAAACTCATGGAGAAGCAAGGAATCGAACCTCGAACATCTTCTCAGCATTAGAATCACTCTACCATTGAGCTACTTCCCCGTTGATGAAAATTATTAATACTTTACTCGACTTAACACATATAAGTAATAAAGTATAGAAAAATTATGATTTACGATAAATTAAGATATGAACATTTTTTTACTAATAGTGTCCATTTGGGAGTACCATAAAAAAAGATCAGGAAACCAGAAGAGAAAACTTCTTTTATAATAAAAATACGAAAAAACAAAAACTCATGGAGAAGCAAGGAATCGAACCTCGAGCATCTTCTCAGCATTAGAATCGCTCTACCATTGAGCTACTTCCCCATCAATGAAATTTCTTAATACTAGACTCTATTTAAACAAAagtaataaaatttaaaattttcttttttgaTAAATATAGAGAAAGTTCATAATTTACGATAGAATAAGATATGAACCCCTCGCAAAAAAAAAATATGAACCCTTACTTTACGCAAATATGTCATCTTGGGAGCACCATAAAATAATTGATCAGAAAACCAGCTGATAATTTGATCCACCACAACTCTATAGGGAGCTTTTCTACACTATATAACTTTATGAATGACAAAATGTTTATACAAGACTTAAAAGAATGTTCATACAAGTTTTACTAGTCACAACACCGACAACTTTTAGCTACAAAAAAAAAGCAAGAAAAACGAAGGAAAAAATGGTCCTCATTTATAATTAACACGTAGAATGCACCCATGCTGACTGATAAATATGATATGCTAGTCCGAGCAATTAAAACCATGGCAAACAGAAAGCCAGATTATCAAAACCAGAAGCAGTAGTATACCAAAAACAACCAACTTTATCTTCATATTTTGATACCACATCTTCCTTCGGATCTGGGTCCCTCTTGTCTTGAATTCTTGCGCCTGTTACATTAAGAGCATGTCTTATGGCTCTGAATTTCAGGATGCAAATGAATACTACAAGGTGGATATGAAACAACGTACCGAATCACGTAAGGTTTCTGCCTTGTCATTAAGGATGGTCAGGTTTTCTCCTCTTTCAATGGTCTGCAATTAGAGCACTAAGTGAGTACAGCATGGAGTTTCAGTAACCAGAAATTAGCAAGTACGGGCTACGGTAATTCCTAACCAGAAATTAGCAATTAGGAATTCATAGTCATCTATTTAGGACATAATACATTCCTATGTattaaaacaataataattaCATATACGTGATGGTATATTCAATCACAAATAAGGAGCTACGTTCTCTGTGGCTGGAACTCGTACGAAAAGGATATTTCCAGTTTGATAAAATCGACAAATAGGAACAAACTGGCCAGAACAGAACTCCATACACTTATGATTTAGGATATCGGTACATGGTTGTTGTTATTCTAGGACAATACTGTACAATGGAGAAATGAACAACCAACTTATTGCAACTTCAAGGTCTGATGCAACCATTGACCATTGTTGTAGTTGTTGCACATAGGCCTAGTAGGAATCCTAACAGCCATGTAAAGGAGGGGCTTGCACTGTTGCAGTCTCTCTTACGACACTTCAATTGTTACGCACAGGGGCCACAACATAGTTGAAAAGTCAGTTGTGTGAAAAACAAGTGTGATTGCATCATTCTGAGGACACGTAACACCACACTTTACGAAATAGGCGGATACCTAAGGCTTGAGCAATAACTATTACAGAGTTTAAATGCAGAATGGGAATTCTAAAGGTTACTCAATCTTAGACTTAGAGTACTGTTTGGTTAGCAAGAAAATGTTACATAGTGTAGATGGTAAGGAAAAAGAGAGATAGGATACACAATCAGCGAATATGGGATAAAATTATATAAGATTTGAAGATATCCAAATAAAGCTGACCCCGTACCAGTGTAACCATACCTTGTCAATATTTTCCAACATAATACTTTTAACTTCAGAAACTTGAGCCTTCACTTTTATCAGCTTGTCAATCTCGTCTGCATGATCAATTATATACTGCATGTGTTGTTTCATGAGCGGTCTGTATATTAAAACACACCACAcgtattattattaaaataactGTGCAGAGTAAATCcaattaaatgaataatatataaaTTAGAACTTCGTGGATGTCATACCCGAACTCTTTATTGAGACTTTTGGCAACAGCAGTTCCTGCTTTTCCACCACCATATCTTTTTTTAAAATCTGCTGCCACTCGTTCTAAAAATGCAATAGAAATCTGTTTCCCAATTGTGTCTTTGGCAACAACACAGTAAGCTGTAACTTGCAAGAAGCATCATATTAAAGGATTGAAATAATATTTGACAAACTTAGAACTATTAACTCCTTTTTCTTTGACAGATAAATAAGCGGCTGAAGGGAACCAAGGTATAAATTGCATTGTTTTGATATGCAGACCTTTTTGAGGTTTAAACTAATTTACATGCATAATATCACCTCCAGCACATAGTTCTGTTTTATTCTTCAATTCTTTAACAACTCTGGTGTTGTGCATCATACTGTCAAAAAATATTAAAGATATCCATGGTCGATATGAAACTTTGCAATACGGGCCAAAGCAACATGCATGCTCCCCAAATTGATGTCTTCATGACTACTCTAAAATAGTACTAAACCGCTAATAACACATGTATTTCGGAAGGGCgcatatttttatttaaaaacaaTAGGCAGCAGCTCATCATTTCAAAGTCTCAAGAACAAAAAAAGAATCCTAAAGGCATTTGTTTAGGAACAAACACTGAAGGATCAATCTAAGAaacattaaaaataataaaaatcaagaCAATCAATCATACAAGACAAGAAAGTTCACGTGTTCGCTCAAATTGACCTACTCCACAGTCGCATTAATTCTTATTTTTCGGATTCCTATAGCCATTTATTGGAAAATAACAGACTTAATCAACTGCTCTGATCAGCACTGGAAAACCTTATGCGGCCTTATTCAATGGCCAATGCACAAGGCTCCCACGTCTGCATAGTGTGTGAAATCCAGATGTACATAGTCTCACCTTTATAAATACCTACAGTTTTCTTCATGACGTTTGACCTACTAGATAACGAGTAGACACTTAATCATCGCATCAAACATGACCTTGAACTCGGAATCCTTATCATAGTTTCTAGCTAATAAATAGTATTTTCTAATCTGCCAATAGCACAGGTTGAAAAAAAATCACAAACTAGATGGCCGTCTATATCCCAATCACAACCAACCTAATATAGGTAGATTGAAAAAACCAACTTTCTCTCAATGGGCCACCTAATCTTATCTTAAGTAGGCCAACGCCAAAAAAAAGGTCATTTACCAACAAGACAACAAAATAGAATAAGTTGCTAAAATCTCATATTGCTTCCTCAGACTGCTAGTTTTAGCAAATACTGCAATATAAACCAAACTTAAATCTTCGAATTCACACAAAATTAGAGGTAATAATGTCTGACATGAGCAGAACCCTGCTCAATTTTACAGAGAATAAACCCGAAAATGACGCAACACAACTCTTAACCGGATATGATCCAAAATAACATGTTTATTAAAATTTCATACATTGTATCAAATTCTAGTAGGTTTGAAAACCAACTAAAATCAACACGTTTACGAAACAATCCAAATCACGAAAAAAAACACCCTAACAAAACTCAATTCAGCCAACTACCCAAACTGAGTTTTTTCTCCACAACAAACCATCAAACAAAATTAAACAAAACCCCAACACCATCTTGCATAAAAATCTTAAAACCAACCACATCATCAACCCACAGTTCAAAATCCAATCTTTCCCAAAAAATTGCATAAAGATCCAAACTTTATTACAACAAACactaaattcaaaaaaaaaatcaaactttACCACCAAAAATCACTAAATTCGCATAAAGATTCAAACTTTACCACCA is a window from the Apium graveolens cultivar Ventura chromosome 1, ASM990537v1, whole genome shotgun sequence genome containing:
- the LOC141677789 gene encoding vesicle-associated membrane protein 724, producing MGQESFIYSFVARGTMILAEFTEFTGNFPAIATQCLQKLPSTNNKFTYNCDHHTFNFLVEDGYAYCVVAKDTIGKQISIAFLERVAADFKKRYGGGKAGTAVAKSLNKEFGPLMKQHMQYIIDHADEIDKLIKVKAQVSEVKSIMLENIDKTIERGENLTILNDKAETLRDSAQEFKTRGTQIRRKMWYQNMKIKLVVFGILLLLVLIIWLSVCHGFNCSD